In Pseudomonas deceptionensis, a single window of DNA contains:
- the fliI gene encoding flagellar protein export ATPase FliI: MLKPFALNDALRSLDDVQLAKVSGRLVRMSGILLESLGCQRVTGQRCYVEQSDGEMLDAQVVGFNRDITYLMPFKKPVGLSAGSRVFAAKEDAALHIDESWLGRVLNGLGEPMDDLGKLTGRDELHVELPKVNPLKRQPVSEPLDVGVRAINALLTLGKGQRVGLFAGSGVGKSVLLGMITRQTKADVVVVGLIGERGREVQEFIQHSLGPEGLRKAVVVVAPANESPLMRLKAAELCHSIAAYFRDQGKDVLLLVDSLTRYAMAQREIALALGEPPATKGYPPSVFGMLPELVESAGNGESAEGSLSAIYTVLAEGDDQQDPIVDCARAILDGHIVLSRKLADIGHYPAIDVAASVSRCMSQVADRKHLNAARSFKEYSSVYDGIKDLIPLGGYTPGMDPGTDRAVKLAPNIERFLRQDVGASAELGMSIDTLQSIVK; this comes from the coding sequence GTGCTCAAACCTTTTGCACTCAATGACGCTCTGCGCTCGCTGGACGACGTACAACTGGCCAAGGTCAGCGGGCGGCTGGTGCGCATGTCGGGCATTTTGCTCGAAAGTCTGGGCTGCCAGCGGGTGACCGGGCAGCGCTGCTATGTCGAGCAGTCCGACGGTGAAATGCTCGATGCGCAGGTGGTGGGGTTTAACCGCGATATCACCTATTTGATGCCGTTCAAGAAGCCTGTGGGCTTGAGCGCGGGGTCGCGGGTATTTGCGGCCAAGGAAGACGCCGCGCTGCACATCGATGAATCCTGGCTGGGCCGTGTGCTCAACGGCCTGGGCGAGCCGATGGACGATTTGGGCAAGCTGACCGGGCGCGATGAACTGCACGTCGAACTGCCCAAGGTCAACCCGCTCAAGCGTCAGCCGGTGAGCGAACCTCTGGACGTGGGCGTGCGGGCAATCAATGCCCTGCTGACCCTGGGCAAGGGTCAGCGCGTCGGCCTGTTTGCGGGCAGCGGCGTGGGTAAAAGCGTGCTGCTGGGCATGATCACGCGCCAGACCAAGGCTGATGTGGTGGTGGTCGGGTTGATCGGCGAGCGGGGCAGGGAGGTGCAGGAATTCATCCAGCACTCGCTGGGCCCCGAAGGTCTGCGCAAGGCCGTGGTGGTGGTGGCGCCGGCCAATGAATCGCCGCTGATGCGGCTCAAGGCCGCCGAACTGTGCCACAGCATTGCGGCCTACTTCCGCGATCAGGGCAAGGATGTACTGCTGCTGGTTGACTCCCTGACACGCTATGCCATGGCGCAGCGTGAAATCGCCCTTGCACTGGGTGAGCCTCCGGCGACCAAAGGCTATCCGCCTTCGGTTTTCGGCATGCTGCCGGAGCTGGTAGAAAGCGCCGGTAATGGTGAAAGTGCCGAAGGCAGCCTGAGTGCGATCTACACGGTACTGGCCGAAGGCGACGATCAGCAAGACCCGATCGTTGACTGTGCCCGGGCGATTCTGGACGGGCATATCGTGCTGTCACGCAAACTGGCCGACATCGGTCATTACCCGGCCATTGATGTGGCGGCTTCAGTGAGCCGCTGCATGAGCCAGGTGGCGGACCGCAAGCATTTGAACGCGGCGCGTTCCTTCAAGGAATACAGCAGCGTTTATGACGGTATCAAAGACCTGATCCCGCTGGGTGGCTATACGCCGGGGATGGACCCGGGAACGGACCGCGCGGTCAAGCTGGCGCCCAATATCGAGCGCTTCCTGCGCCAGGATGTGGGGGCCAGCGCCGAGCTGGGCATGAGCATCGATACGTTGCAGAGCATCGTCAAATGA
- the fliH gene encoding flagellar assembly protein FliH — MSINVLKDKPRDWRPYRFPPLPQSLAPEWKNDPVAVQRAIADGFQEGNEKGYQEGLIQGQEHGQQLGYEAGREQGLQEGLMQGRVEGRESFDQASFPLEEANRQLRSFLSELERTRRQELLALVKKVSEQVIRCELTLNPTQLLTLAEEALAGMPLETTDVHINLHPQEFARIKDLAPDRAASWRLVADEALALGECRIVTPRAEVDVGCQQRLDACVETLSQHLHLTED; from the coding sequence GTGTCGATCAATGTGCTGAAAGACAAGCCCCGCGACTGGCGGCCCTATCGTTTTCCTCCGTTGCCGCAATCGCTGGCCCCGGAGTGGAAAAATGACCCCGTTGCGGTGCAGCGGGCCATTGCCGACGGTTTTCAGGAAGGCAATGAAAAGGGCTACCAGGAAGGCTTGATTCAGGGGCAGGAGCATGGTCAGCAATTGGGCTATGAGGCTGGCCGCGAACAGGGTTTGCAAGAAGGCTTGATGCAGGGCCGTGTAGAAGGGCGCGAGTCATTCGATCAGGCCAGTTTCCCTCTGGAAGAAGCTAACCGGCAACTGCGCAGCTTTTTGTCGGAGCTTGAGCGCACGCGGCGTCAGGAACTGCTGGCACTGGTCAAAAAAGTGTCCGAGCAAGTGATTCGCTGCGAGTTGACCCTGAACCCGACGCAGTTGCTGACCCTGGCAGAAGAAGCCTTGGCCGGCATGCCGCTGGAGACGACGGACGTGCATATCAACTTGCATCCTCAGGAGTTTGCCCGGATCAAGGACCTGGCACCCGACCGGGCCGCGAGTTGGCGCCTGGTGGCCGACGAGGCGCTGGCGCTGGGGGAATGCCGCATTGTGACGCCCCGGGCCGAGGTCGATGTGGGCTGTCAGCAGCGGCTGGACGCCTGTGTTGAAACCCTGTCGCAACATCTGCACCTGACCGAGGATTGA